The Patagioenas fasciata isolate bPatFas1 chromosome 3, bPatFas1.hap1, whole genome shotgun sequence genome contains a region encoding:
- the SLC35B2 gene encoding adenosine 3'-phospho 5'-phosphosulfate transporter 1, producing MATGEEIPSALQDSWGDFWLFRFFVNAAGYASIVVPGFLLIQYFKRRNYLETGRGICFPVIKSCVFGSEVKSVHQEDGSLPPRVEPTESSAARQVFKLLFCAAGLQASYLTWGVLQERVMTRTYGATETDPGEKFKDSQFLVFMNRILAFTVAGLYCALTKQPRHGAPMYKYSFASLSNILSSWCQYEALKYISFPTQVLAKASKVIPVMMMGKLVSHKSYEYWEYLTAALISVGVSMFLLSSGPNKHMSTVTTFSGVVLLAGYIIFDSFTSNWQDALFTYKMSPVQMMFGVNVFSCLFTVGSLLEQGALLESIRFMARHSEFTAHAVLLSVCSACGQLFIFYTINQFGAAVFTIIMTLRQAFAILLSCLIYGHAVTVVGGLGVAVVFMALFLRVYARSRMKKRSKKLPPGETPVQKV from the exons ATGGCTACTGGTGAAGAGATCCCCTCTGCCTTGCAGGACTCCTGGGGGGACTTCTGGCTTTTCCGCTTCTTTGTTAATGCTGCTGGCTATGCGAGTATTGTGGTGCCAGGATTCCTCCTCATCCAGTACTTCAAGAGAAGGAATTACCTGGAGACAG GCCGAGGCATTTGCTTCCCTGTCATCAAATCATGTGTGTTCGGCTCTGAGGTGAAGTCTGTACACCAGGAGGATGGCTCCCTGCCACCCCGAGTGGAGCCCACAGAGTCCTCTGCAGCCCGACAGGTTTTCAAGCTGCTCTTCTGTGCTGCTGGTCTACAG GCCTCCTACCTCACGTGGGGCGTCCTCCAGGAGCGTGTGATGACAAGAACGTATGGTGCCACGGAAACGGACCCTGGTGAGAAGTTCAAGGACTCCCAGTTCCTAGTGTTCATGAACCGCATCCTGGCCTTCACGGTGGCTGGTCTGTACTGTGCCTTGACTAAGCAGCCACGCCACGGGGCTCCTATGTACAAATACtcctttgcctctctctccaaCATCCTCAGCAGCTGGTGCCAGTATGAGGCACTCAAGTACATCAGCTTCCCCACCCAAGTGCTGGCCAAGGCCTCCAAAGTGATCCCAGTGATGATGATGGGCAAACTGGTGTCGCATAAGAGTTATGAGTACTGGGAGTACCTGACTGCTGCCCTCATCTCTGTGGGGGTCAGTATGTTCCTCCTTTCCAGTGGTCCCAATAAGCACATGTCAACTGTCACCACTTTCTCAGGTGTAGTCCTTCTGGCTGGCTACATAATCTTTGACAGCTTCACCTCCAACTGGCAGGATGCCCTTTTCACCTACAAGATGTCTCCTGTGCAGATGATGTTTGGCGTCAACGtcttctcctgccttttcacGGTGGGCTCGCTCTTGGAGCAGGGTGCCTTGCTGGAGTCGATACGCTTCATGGCCCGCCACTCGGAGTTCACAGCCCATGCCGTGCTGCTCTCCGTGTGCTCCGCCTGTGGCCAGCTCTTCATCTTCTACACCATCAACCAGTTTGGGGCGGCTGTCTTCACCATCATCATGACACTCCGCCAGGCCTTTGCCATCCTCCTTTCCTGCCTCATCTATGGGCACGCTGTCACTGTTGTGGGTGGGCTGGGTGTAGCCGTTGTCTTCATGGCCCTCTTCCTCCGTGTCTATGCCCGCAGCCGTATGAAGAAGCGCAGTAAGAAGCTCCCACCAGGCgagacccctgtacaaaaggtcTAA
- the HSP90AB1 gene encoding heat shock protein HSP 90-beta produces MECETEISGDEAEEEKGEREEVASKDEEKSKIKDAGSEEEEGDKGNTKKTKKIMDKYMDQEELNKTKPIWTCNPDNITQEEYDFIWGIVEKEDLPLNISRGMLQQSTILKVICKAL; encoded by the exons ATGGAATGTGAAACAGAGATTAGTGGTGatgaggcagaggaggagaaaggTGAGAGGGAAGAGGTAGCATccaaagatgaggagaaatccAAAATCAAGGATGCGGgctctgaggaggaggagggagacaaAGGCAATACGAAAAAGACCAAGAAAATCATGGATAAATACATGGATCAGGAGGAGCTGAACAAGACCAAACCTATTTGGACCTGCAACCCTGACAACATCACCCAGGAGGAGTATG ACTTCATCTGGGGCATTGTGGAAAAAGAGGACCTGCCTCTGAACATCTCTCGTGGGATGCTCCAGCAGAGCACAATCCTCAAGGTGATCTGCAAAGCATTGTGA